The following DNA comes from Salvia splendens isolate huo1 chromosome 17, SspV2, whole genome shotgun sequence.
CCCGCCCTAATTTCCAGCATCTCCGCATCGAGATCGGCCAGCGAATTCGTCACAAATCCACGGAATTCGAACTCCACGCCTATCGTTTCAGCTAGCTGCGCCAATTTCCACCCTACCTGCTGCAAGGCATCGCTGTTATCGGGGTGCGGCGGCCCGATCCCGGTCAACCTGAACGCCGGCGGGCCCCCGGGCCGCAGAGCCAGCGCCTGCATCAGCGCCGGCCACTGCATCCCCTGCCTCAAGCTGAAATCGATCACATGAACACGATTCGAGCCGGCGAAAGCCTCCAGAATTGCCTGATTCGCCGTGAAATGCGCGAATTTGAGATAGGGACCGGTTTCGTAGAAATGCATCTGCAAAATATCGGATAAGGAAGAATCAAGCGGCTCCTCCGGGTAGATCTTGTAAATCCTTCTCGCCAGAGCCTCGGCGAAGTAAGTGGCGACTTTCCGCATAGCGCCGATCTGCGACACCGCGAGTAGCCCCACGTGCTTCACCAGCGCGTCGGCCAGCTTCATATTCTCCTGCTGCACCGCCTCCGCGCACGCCATGAGCGTGTGCACGAGCCGCACACCCGTCTCCTGCGAGTCCACCACCACCGCccgcggctgctgctgcttcacCGCTGATGAATCCTCGCCGAATTCAGATCTGACGTCAGCCGCCGCCGCCTTCATCCTCTTGCAGCTGTTTTCCGAATCAGTGCTGTCGAAAATGGCGACGCCTGCAATCGCGCGCAAATCGTCTTCGCCGGCGAAATTGGTTGTGGAAGATTCGCCGGTGAACTCGGTGAGCATGTTGTCGACCCAGCCGGAGAGGTCGGAGGGGTTGTAGTGAACGGTGTCGTCGGCGAAGACGGAAACGCCGTCATCGGCGGTGGTGCCCATGGCCATCTCCAGCTGCTCGAGCTTCTCGGCGACGTCAGCCATGTCGGAGGACTTGACTTTGTATCCGAGCACGGCGAAGAGCTCGTCCATGCCGGCGTCGGGCTGAGGGTCCGGCCACATGTAGGGTTTGGCGGAGGCGGCGGCCTTGCCGCGATCACGATCTCGCTTCATTTTTGGAGGGATATTTTTTAGTTTGGAAAAAGGAAATTAGTTGTGGGCAATTGGTTGAAGAAACATGGAAGAGTGCAAGTGGGTGAGTTAAAACTCGAAAGTCATGAAattcagagcatccacagtagtggggatgtcccggcggacatctccgtagacatcccaaaaacacctcatgtcacgtcataagaacttctcactgcactgccacgtcataagaacTTCCCACTGCATagcggcggacatccccaaggacctCCCGatggac
Coding sequences within:
- the LOC121775394 gene encoding DELLA protein GAI-like, encoding MKRDRDRGKAAASAKPYMWPDPQPDAGMDELFAVLGYKVKSSDMADVAEKLEQLEMAMGTTADDGVSVFADDTVHYNPSDLSGWVDNMLTEFTGESSTTNFAGEDDLRAIAGVAIFDSTDSENSCKRMKAAAADVRSEFGEDSSAVKQQQPRAVVVDSQETGVRLVHTLMACAEAVQQENMKLADALVKHVGLLAVSQIGAMRKVATYFAEALARRIYKIYPEEPLDSSLSDILQMHFYETGPYLKFAHFTANQAILEAFAGSNRVHVIDFSLRQGMQWPALMQALALRPGGPPAFRLTGIGPPHPDNSDALQQVGWKLAQLAETIGVEFEFRGFVTNSLADLDAEMLEIRAGDDEETVAVNSVFELHQLLARPGAFEKVLNSIKEMRPKIVTVVEQEANHNGGAFLDRFNESLHYYSTMFDSLESDGVGGGGQDLMMTEVYLGRQICNVVACDGPERVERHETLEQWRARMGSAGFDSVQLGSNAFKQASMLLALFSSGEGYMVEERDGCLMLGWHTRPLIATSAWRIAAAED